A segment of the Leptospirillum ferriphilum genome:
ATCCTGTTCGGGATGATGATCCTTCTGGCCGGTTGCGGGCAGGATCCGCCGACCAACTCGACCAACCTGAACTTTCCGTTCGGAATCGCGATTTATTCGAATGCAACACAGACAAGCAGCTCCTGGATGGCGATCACGAGCTATGGAACCCATCAGGTTCTTCTGTTCCCGAACTATACGAACGCGGGTTTTCTGGGATTCGGGGGAACGGCATCTCCTCCGTACTCTCTCAATGTCTCGAACGCTTCGCTTCAGGGACCGGATGGATTGCTGGTCTATCCATCGGCCTCCAATATTTCATACCAATTCGCTTCAATCCCGCACTGCACGTCGAAAGCGACGTCTCCGGCCCTTCTGGTGGCGGACGGGATTAACAACGCGATCTATATTTTTTGTGGATTCAATCCGGCGAAGCCCGGGCCTCCGACAATCACCATATCGGGAGGGAACACCCAGCTGACATCCCCAGAAGGGTTGTCGATCGATACCCTGGACAACAACGGAACCCCCCTTACGGCCGGTCCGATTCTCTTTGTGGCCAACTCGGGTGCCGGAGGCGTGTTGGCATTTGATCTTTCCCAGATCCAGGGAACCGGAAACCAGAATCTTTCACCTTCCGGGGGAATTTTGCCGGGCGTGGCCGGAAACATCTGCAACGGTCTGGCCGCGAACAATACGGCCCTGAATTGCCCGGCCGGGCTGTATTATTCGAACCAGCTCCGGACCCTGTTCGTCTCCGATACCGGAAACAACGAGGTCATGATCTATGCCAACGCGTATTGTCTGGGTGTGGCCTATGAGAAATCTCTCCTTTCCGGATCCGGATGCAGCGGAGCCGTCAATATCCAGCCATCGGCCCGTTTGTCCGGTGGGAACACCTACCTCTCGACGCCGGACGGGATCGTGGTGTATCAAAACTCGCTTTATGTGGCGGATGCCGGGGCCGGGGACATTCTGATCTGGGACAACGTGGACAAGCTTCTGACCGGTGTTCCGACCGGAAGCGAAACGCCCAGCCGGAAGATCGGCGGGAATCTGGTCGGCATGAACGGTCCCTACGGGTTGGCATTTGATCCCAACTTGACACTTAGTGGGACGTGCTCTCCGGCTTCTGGTGGCATATCTTCCGGATCTGGAACCTTCTTTCTGTCGCAAATATCGGCTGGCCAAATCGACGGGTTTTCACCGGCAACGACGTTTACGGGGAACAATCCCCCGACTTGTCAGGTCACAATTACAAACCCCGGGTTGAATTCGGTCAGTAATGGTTCCAGTTCGAACGGCGTTCCGACGTTCTTTTGAGGATGGATGAGAGAAGGGATATGAAGGTGCATTCTTGGTTTAGAAAACGGGGACGAAGGGTTCTGACGACCATCCTGCTCCCGATGATGCTGGCGTCCTGTTCCGGAAACACGAATTCCACAGGACCGGCCCCTCCTTTGCCGACGGGACAGCCAGGCGCGCTGTATCTCTGGAAAACAACCAACGCCGGATGCTATGTTCCGGATGGAACAGGGAGCTGCCCTCCATCCGGAACAACGTACTCGGTGACCGCTCTGGCAACCCAAGTCGTCTCTTCCTCTTCCCAGTATCTTTATGTGGGGGACAGCCAGGGAAACGTCTATGCCTGGACGGCATCCAGCTCGGCCCCCTCAACCGTTGCACCCTGTTCGTTTGGCTTTTCCTCCGGGACTTTTGTCAACGGATTGGCGTCCTATTTTTCCTCGTCCACGTATTATGTCTATGCGGTGGATGGTTCCAATCTGGAGGTCAACTCCGGATCATCCTCCCCATGCTCCTCCTCATCATCATATTCTACGATTTCTTCTTCCCTTCCCACTTCCACTCCCACGGTCGGTCTGGCCATCGCGAACGGGTTTGTTTTCGGGGTCACCTCGACCGGGCAGTATTATTCCGTCGCCGCTGGGAATACGACGTCCCTGACCCAAACCCCAACGCCCCTCCTCAATCTTCCGAGCACGGCCACCATTGGCGGCATCACGGCCGACCAGAACGGCATCGTTTTCATGACCGACTATGCCAACAGCGCCATTTATGCCTATTACGCCAACAGTAACGGAACACTCACCCGGATCAACGGGACTTTCAGCGGAAACGTCGATGTGACGAATCCCAGAGCGATCACGACGGTCTATGCCCCCAATCCCACCTCCTCCGGATGCACGACCGGAGCTTGCGAGTTTCTCTATGTCACCAACTACTCTTATGCGGTCGTTCAGCTGGTCCTCTCCATCAGTGGCACGGCACCGAACTTTTCCGTCGGCTATACCGAATTCAACGCCCCCTACACCAGCTGCGAAATCATCGACCCGGTGGCCATGACCTCTTTTCCGAACGTCGTCAATCCCTCTATCTCAAGCAATATTCCATGGGTCTTTATCGGACAGAACGGAACGGAAACTTCCAGTTCCTGTTTTGGGGCGTCAAATTATGGGGATTCGGTCACGGCCTACGACCTGACGGGAGAATAAAGAAGGGACAAACGTGCAAAAAGCCGTCCGCGACCTTCTCGATGCCTTCGAAGAGGATTTGCGCGTGGCGTCGGGACGGTCTCCCCACACCACCCAGGCCTACCTTCTGGATCTGTTCGCCTTAGCCCGGTTCCTTGGCGAACACGGGCTCTCCCTTCTCGATTTTTCCCCGGAAGACGTCACCCGTTACTTTACCCGACGGGAAGATCTCGCGATGCGCAGCCGCTCCCGGGTTCTTTCTGCCATCCGGAGCTGGTCCCGTTTTCTGAAAAGACGGGGACTCCCCTCCATCGACCCGGACACCCTTCCCGTCCCCCGCCTTCCCCGGAACCTCCCCGGGGTTCTGGACGAAGAGGAAATCCTGCGGCTTCTGGAGGCCCCGGACCCCAAAACCGACGAGGGCATTCGCGACCGGGCCATCCTGGCGACATTCTATGCCTCGGGACTTCGCGTCTCGGAACTGGCCGAGCTGACGCTCGACCGGCTCAATCTGAAGGAAGAGCAGATCCGGGTGACCGGCAAAGGACAGAAAGAACGGGTGGCTTTTCTGGACGGGGTCTCTTGTGCAAGGCTCAGACTTTATCTCGAACGCGTCCGCCCGTCGACCAGCACGTCGGATAAAACCCTGTTCCTCACCCGGCGACAGACGGGGTTCACCCGTCAGGGCCTCTGGCTTCTGATCAAAGGATACGCCAAACAGTGCGGCATCGACCGGAACGTCTCGCCCCATACGCTCCGGCATTCCTTTGCCACGCATCTTCTGTCCCACGGGATGGACATCCGGTCCATCCAGATCCTGCTGGGACACTCCGATATCCAGACGACGGAAATCTACACCCACGTCGACATCCGGATGCTCGCCGAAGATCTGGCCCGGTATCACCCGAGAGGGAAACAGCCGGACAGGGAACAGATACCCCCCTCTTCTCCCCTTCCCCGAAAACCAAAATCCCGATAACCCCGATCATCAGGACCGCAACCGGGACCAGATTTCCCCCATCAGCCCGTCCAGAAGATCCCGACCCTTTTCGGTAAAAATCACCCGACCGGACGAATACGCCCGGGAATCCAGGTACCCTTCCTCCACCAGATCGGAAAAGTCCGCTCCTCCGATTGCGTTCGATCGATCTTCAGACGACAGCCAGGAGAGAGGAAATCCGTTCGAAAGTCGTGCGTTCGTATAGAGAATTTCCAGCAACCGTTCGTCTTGGTCCAGAGATTCTCTTCCTTCAAAAGGAGCTTTCATGGAAAAAAGTCTTTCTTCGTACGAAACAAGAGATCGTACGTTTATAGTTCGTACGGAGCGAATCCGCTGATGGGCTCCCGCTCCGATCCCCGCATGGTCGTACCCCTGCCAGACAAGGTGGTTGTGCCGGCAGACAGTGTCCGGAGAGCGGGAGAAGTTGGCCACTTCATAGCGAAACCAGCCCATCGAAGAGAGAGCCCGGACTATCCGTTCCCAGATCCTTCCGGCAGCGTCTTCCGTCCCGGCGGAAATTTCCCCGCGTCTCAGTCTCCCCTTCAGGGAGGTTTGCTCCTCGACCGTCAGAGGGTAAAGGGAGAGATGGTCGAGACCTTCCGCGAGAAGGGATTGCGCCTCCTGGAGAAAAGCGTCTTCCGAAAAGCCTTCTCCTCCGGCGATGAAGTCCATCGAGACGAACCCGGAAAAATGATTCCGTACGAACTCCAAAAAACGTACAGGCTCGAGAACGTTCATCGTACGGCCTAAAAAGCGCATGTGTTCCGACCGTACGGACTCCATTCCAAAAGACAATCGAGTGACACCACTGGACCGGAGACGATGAAGAATCTCCGGAGTGACGGTATCCGGACGGGACTCCACAGTGATTTCGGCGAGAGGGGGAAGGCCTTTCTGAAGTTCCTCCAGAAGCTCCTGCAAATGAGGAAGGGGGAGAACGGTGGGCGTCCCCCCGCCGACATAAAGGGTCTCGAGGCCGGAGAGATCTTCCCGCTCCATCAGTCTTTTCTTTTCCCGAAACAGCGCCCGGAGATAAGCGGGGGCCCGTTCCGTTTGCAGGGAAACCGGGAGACTGCAGTAATGGCAGCGTTCCGGACAAAACGGAACCTGGACATACAATGTCCGTATTTTTTGGAGAGCGGAAAGAGCATCGTGCATGGAATCAGTGTACCCGAAATCAACAAGCTCCGCAGGAGGGAAAGAACAGAAAACAAGAGTGCAGAAAAAGGCTTTCTTTTAATATTTAAATTTTTTATTTTAATATTATTTTCATAAAACATCATGTTATGGATAAGGTCCTGAATGCGCCATTTATTTGGCGTAGGACTCCGGTCTGTTTCTTTCTTTCCGGCTGGCTTGCTTTTGTCCGAATGACCCCGCTAGACTTTCCGTACAGCTTTCGCACGGAGGTCTGATGGCTTTTTCCGAACGATCACTCACTTTTCTCTCGGGATTGCGCGAAGAAATCGTTCGCCTTGAACGGGATCTGCAAAAACTCAAAAAGGTCCGGGAGGCGCTCGAAGACTATCTGTCGGACGAGCGTCCGGACAGGGCAACGGATCCTCCCTTCCCGTCTCCCGAAATCCCTCCGGACAGGACGCTTTCCGTCCAGCCAGCCCGGCCACCGGGGAACCGTCCTGGCTCTTCCGGACAAGCGATTGGAGACATGGCCATCGCTATCCTGGAATCGGAAGACCGTCCGTTCAGTCTGGACGAGCTGGCCGACAAAATCCGGGCCGATCTGGGAGAGGATGTGTCGGCGGATCTGAAAAACGCCGTTCGTGTCGCACTGCTGCGCCGCTCCCACCGGGTCGCGCGAGAGACGCGCGGACGCTATCGCCTCAAAAAAGACATCCAGGGTGCAATTTAAAAAGAGAATTTCATCCCCAGCCTTCCGGGGATCATCTGTGGATAACTCTGTGAGGAAATCTTCTTAGTCCTTGTGATCGTGTTGTCTTTTTCTCTTTGGTCAACTTTTGGTCAAGACCGGGTCAAGAAAAAAACGGCCAAACTTTTTTCATCGGACACTTTTTGAAGGGAGTTTTTAGTCGATTTCTCCCAGGATCCGGTCGATACTCCGGATCTCGGGCGGGTACGACCACAGAACAGAGGAAAGCTCACGCAGGTGACGGGAATTGACTGATTCTGAAAAGGAATAGACGGCGATCGTCTGGGCAGCGAGGACCACCTTGCGCCATCGCCTGTCGGACAGGACGATCCCCTCGTGATTCAGGCGTTCCCGCAGAAAGAGGAATCCGTCTTTCGCGGACGCATCGAGGCGGATGTGGTTCTGGATGGTCTGACGGCATCCGGCGAGTTCAAGAAGATGAAGGGGAGCGTGGTCGGGACCGGATTCTTCGCTTGCGGAAAGAAGAAGTTTGAGGAAGTTTTCTCCGGAACGGATCGGGCGGACAAGAGACCGGTAGGTGAAACGGTCGTAGAACGCATCGAGTCCGTCGGCGGGAGACGGGTTCTGGTTGCTCGCCGCAAAAAGAGAGAGGAGCGGGAGGCTCCGGCCGGCCGGGGAGTAGATCATGCGCTCGTTCAAAACTGGTAGCAGGCCGAGCAATGTATTTCGGGGAGCCCGGAAGATCTCGTCCAGAAAAACGACCTGGGCGTCCCGGAAGCCTTCGGCGGCCGCCAGGGAGGAGAGCGTCACTTCCCCGTGCAAAAGAGTCTCGAAGTAGCGCGCGCCGAAAATATTTTTCACCAGCGTGCGCACGAGAAGACTTTTCCCGGTTCCGGGAGGACCGATCTGATAGACGTGTTCCTGGCTCAAAAGAGCCAGAAACGCCATGCGGATCACGTCCGCTCTCTCCAGAAACACCGTGTTCAGGCGCTTTTCAATGGACCGGCAGATTTCCACCTGTCGAAAAAGGTCTTCGGGGGTCATGGTGCCTTTTCCTCCTGAGGAACGGGGAATCCGGAAATGACGACTACCCGGAGCGGGGTATTCCGTTCGATATGCCAGGAAGGCTGACGGGAACCTGGAGGCAGGGCGTTCTGCGCTTCATAGAGCGCGTTGCTCGCTTCCTGCATGGCCAGCATGCTGCCAAGACCGGGATTGCCCATCCAGCCGGCGGCCCCCAGTGTCTCCCCGCCCAGCATCAGGGAATCCCGTCCCAGAGAGCGTCCGACATTCCCGGCCATATGGCGGTCCGACCGGACAGGGATACCCTCCCGATCCCCCCAGACCGCATACCCCGACATCGGGGCTTCGAGACCGTTTTCGAAGATGGCGCGGACAAAGCGGATCCGGAGGCGACTCCCGTTCCCCGCACCGTCCGGATATCCGAGAAGCTTCACCGGACGGGAAAGGCGAAGAGATCCAACGGTTTGCCGGGGAAGGAGCACAAAAATCGGCATTTCCCCAGGCCCCCCCGTCGACCGGAGAATTTTTCCGGAGAGGATGCTTCCGGCCGGGATGAGGGGACCGGCCGGCCCGCTCAAGGGATCGGCCACACGGCGGACGGCCGACAGTTCCGGCAAATCTTTCGTCTCTCCGGAAAGAAAGGTCCGGACAAGGCCCAACAAAGGATTTTCGGGGGAATGAGGGGAATCCGGAGCGCCGAGGTAAACGGTGCTTTGGGTGTTCAGATCGTGGCGATCCGGTGTTCCATCCGGTGTGTGCGCCAGGGGCATTTGTCCTCCCGGAATCGATGGCAGACCGACCGCCTTGCTCCAGGATGGTGCCGGAGAAGAC
Coding sequences within it:
- a CDS encoding tyrosine recombinase, translating into MQKAVRDLLDAFEEDLRVASGRSPHTTQAYLLDLFALARFLGEHGLSLLDFSPEDVTRYFTRREDLAMRSRSRVLSAIRSWSRFLKRRGLPSIDPDTLPVPRLPRNLPGVLDEEEILRLLEAPDPKTDEGIRDRAILATFYASGLRVSELAELTLDRLNLKEEQIRVTGKGQKERVAFLDGVSCARLRLYLERVRPSTSTSDKTLFLTRRQTGFTRQGLWLLIKGYAKQCGIDRNVSPHTLRHSFATHLLSHGMDIRSIQILLGHSDIQTTEIYTHVDIRMLAEDLARYHPRGKQPDREQIPPSSPLPRKPKSR
- a CDS encoding coproporphyrinogen-III oxidase family protein, which gives rise to MHDALSALQKIRTLYVQVPFCPERCHYCSLPVSLQTERAPAYLRALFREKKRLMEREDLSGLETLYVGGGTPTVLPLPHLQELLEELQKGLPPLAEITVESRPDTVTPEILHRLRSSGVTRLSFGMESVRSEHMRFLGRTMNVLEPVRFLEFVRNHFSGFVSMDFIAGGEGFSEDAFLQEAQSLLAEGLDHLSLYPLTVEEQTSLKGRLRRGEISAGTEDAAGRIWERIVRALSSMGWFRYEVANFSRSPDTVCRHNHLVWQGYDHAGIGAGAHQRIRSVRTINVRSLVSYEERLFSMKAPFEGRESLDQDERLLEILYTNARLSNGFPLSWLSSEDRSNAIGGADFSDLVEEGYLDSRAYSSGRVIFTEKGRDLLDGLMGEIWSRLRS
- a CDS encoding AAA family ATPase, which codes for MTPEDLFRQVEICRSIEKRLNTVFLERADVIRMAFLALLSQEHVYQIGPPGTGKSLLVRTLVKNIFGARYFETLLHGEVTLSSLAAAEGFRDAQVVFLDEIFRAPRNTLLGLLPVLNERMIYSPAGRSLPLLSLFAASNQNPSPADGLDAFYDRFTYRSLVRPIRSGENFLKLLLSASEESGPDHAPLHLLELAGCRQTIQNHIRLDASAKDGFLFLRERLNHEGIVLSDRRWRKVVLAAQTIAVYSFSESVNSRHLRELSSVLWSYPPEIRSIDRILGEID